AAGAACACAACGGTGACCTAGTCCAATACCCTACATATGAATTCTTGAAACTTAAATATGTAGCATGGTTAATCTCAAATAAGAAAACAATAGCCCTCAATCCATTGTTGAACATATGGATTCTCCAAATTAACAAAAGTAATGTTTTTCAAACAAGAAGATGTGAACAAGCACCAACAAAACGACTGGTTCAAAAATCCAAAATTAGTGTGCTccatttctattttatttatttttggcctTTGAGCACAGACGATTCCTGAGTTCACATTGACCTAATTCTCTCCCAACTATCCGACCTTGCAAGAACATAGTATATTAAGAAATTGAATGGTGACCTTAAGAAGGGAAGCCATAATAGTGTTACCATAAATATGCTAACTGCTTTCCATGGTAATAGGATTATCAGTTCCATGAATCATGGAATTATGTAGCAGCATCAGAAACAAATAACATAGGGAGTATACACGGCATTAACAAACATTTGAAGTTAATCCCAGACACAATATTAGACCACATTAACAAGTCGCAACAGGCATACCTGGTATACAAATAAATGCACGCATCATAATATATAGTGACTCCCCACCTACATTCATATAGAGCAAACCCTAATTTCCCTCATACCCTTCCTTGACGGAGATTGAATCAGTAGCCGGGATCTTGACGTAACCCGCTTTCTTGGGGTTTTCATCCACATCCTCCTCGTCGCTGTACGCGTCAGAGTCGTAGATCTCTTGCCGATGGGCGACGAGTGACCAGGCCAGGTACATGGTGGCGGCGGTGAGCGCACCGCAGCCGACCCCAAAGAGGAGCCCGACGAAGACCACAAGGATGTCCTTGGCCCGCTCTTGGATGGAACTGAATCCAAAGGCCGCAGGCCTAGCAGGGGCGACCTCGCGTTGAGGAAGGATGAACCTCGTCCGCGGTATCATCGAGGGGCGAGGACCGACGTCGGCGGAGCGGGAGGAGGTGATGATGCGGTAAACGGATATGGATCCGGAGACGCGAGGGTTTCCGGGGAGGGCGGCGTCGGTGGTGGAGATCGTGTAGGTGATGAAGAGAGTGTTGCAGGGGTGAAAGGAAACGCCGGGGCGGGCTGTCACGGAGGCTGCCAGGAGGCTGATCAGAGCGAGGAGGAGAGGAGTGGACCCGCTGGAAAAGAAGCAAGAAGCCATCGCCGATCGGAGGAATGGAGAGAACGACCACCGGCGTGGAAGGGGAAAAGACTTCTATTTGGCGATGGTTGGCTTTCTGATTTTTATGGTAGACTTTTGCCGTGAGATTTCTAGAAGATTAAATTGGGCCGGCCGACCATTCTAAACGGGCCAGATTTGTTTTCTCAAGGAAAAAAACCGGCTTCTTCTCTAAACATATGTTCAACGCAAAATatattagaaataaatattttagaggtctatttttgaatatataaaaATCTTCACTTTTCTCCAAACGAatatagttaaaaaaaatatataatttagtgaAATAAATGCTTATGAGCAAATCTAAAAAATTTAGAGATATTTTTACCTGCAACTAAAggaatcacaaaatttaatattcAACTTCATTCAAAGCAATTTTGAAGGAGGGGACATTGCCAAATTGCTAGAACTGAGATAATATTTATCTAacacttgtattttattttcatgaTACGACACTCCGGAAATATGAATTACCAAGCTAAAGCACTGTTTTTGATTGCTGAGACAAGGAGCGAAGTTAAAGATCAAGAACAAAGAACACCACTATGACATTATATGACAACCACAATCAGGACGACTCTGTTGGATTTTCCGCAATCTATTGGCGAGATTTAAGACAGTGTCGAAATGAATTCGTCGACCTGAGCGTTCATCTTCCTCGACAGAAACTTCATGCAGATTGGCGGCTTCACTTGTGCCAGCGCAAGCACAGCCTGCGGCAGAGTCCATATCCCGTCGCCGCATATAACACCAGACGCCACTGCCGGAGCAAAGGAATCTGCCTTTCGCTTGTCGATCTTTTCCCAGACGAACAGTATGACGCTTCCGATGAACATGTCGATGGCGAAGTAGGATCCGATGTAGAAAGGAATAGCCATTGCCATTGGGATCGGTATGAACCGCGCAATCCTCGGGCCGACGAGATCCCTTATCAAGTTGATGACGATCGCGAGGACAAAGAAGACGTAGCAGAGCGTGAGGCAGTGCTTTGGAAGAGAACCGAAGCCGTCGACGCCGAGTATCGCCATGTTCCGGTAGATGATGGCATAAGGCGCAGGGTACTGGCTGCCTTCCGTGCCGATGTCTTTGAAAGCCTTGAAGAAAAGCCAGAAAACACTCGGAGCGATCACGCATCCCATCGCCGTCCCAATGATCTGGCTAACAAACATAGACCGGGGAGAAGCCAGAGTCAGGTAACCAGTCTTGAAGTCCTGCATAAGATCTGAGGCAGTCGAGACGATGCTCATCATAACACCGCAAGCTGCTAGGGCGGCGAGAACACCGCCGTGAGAGCCAGCCCAAGCTCCGATGACAAAGATAGCAAGCTTGCCGTAGGTGGAAGCCAAGGACCAGTCCGTAAGGCCGCAGCCGTAGGCGTTGCAGAATGCTAAAACAGGGGCGAATATATAAGCGACGAAGATGAAGTACCACTTGAGTGGGgggaagatgaaaggaagagcaaTGATAGAGATCACGGCAACAGCCACATAGCCGGCGTATGCTACCCACTGTGGAATTTGATCTTTGAGGAAGACATCAGTTCGCTTTTCGTCATCATAAGAGGCAAGAGCAGGCGAAGGGCTATCATCGTCCGTGACGGGAAGTGTGCTGGGACCTTTGCGCCAGGCGGAGACGAAGGTAGAGACGGTTCGGTGCAGGACCTTGACGAAATTATAAAGGCCGTCGCCGAGAATCATGGCAATGCCTATGAAGACCTTGTAGCCATTCAAACCATGAAGGCTACTGTCTGGTGTATCAGCCGGATACCAATGACCTTTTTGGTTGTGTATAAGAGGCCACATGATTCCCCATGAAAGGATACCTCCGAGGAGGACAGATACGTTCACGAGATACGGGCAAATCATTCCAACGCCCACGTAAGTAGCAGAGAAGTCGAAGTAGAACCTGCAGGATTAAGAAATAAAGGTTAGGccacaaatttatatatattttaaagagaaacaATTCAGGCTACCTGTGATCGTAGGCCTTAAGGCCGAGGGTAGGGAATGATACAAAACCACAACCATCAC
This window of the Zingiber officinale cultivar Zhangliang chromosome 3B, Zo_v1.1, whole genome shotgun sequence genome carries:
- the LOC121967636 gene encoding probable metal-nicotianamine transporter YSL12 isoform X1 codes for the protein MASEEVEMRSLDEEEKLRQRKKDKEGEAEQQEEVSVERAFEGLRVPPWREQLTFRALVVSFLLSVMFSVIVMKLNLTTGIIPSLNVAAGLLGFFFIKMWTKVLEQTGLLRTPFTRQENTVIQTCVVAAYGLAFSGGFGSYLFGMSSKIAGQAAEGSEPQNIKDPSLGWMIGFMFVVSFLGLFSLVPLRKVSSIPKFLNVEHGYARHDAYSNLFQIMIIDYKLIYPSGTATAYLINGFHTLNGEKLAKKQVWMLGKCFIGSFFWGFFQWFYTASDGCGFVSFPTLGLKAYDHRFYFDFSATYVGVGMICPYLVNVSVLLGGILSWGIMWPLIHNQKGHWYPADTPDSSLHGLNGYKVFIGIAMILGDGLYNFVKVLHRTVSTFVSAWRKGPSTLPVTDDDSPSPALASYDDEKRTDVFLKDQIPQWVAYAGYVAVAVISIIALPFIFPPLKWYFIFVAYIFAPVLAFCNAYGCGLTDWSLASTYGKLAIFVIGAWAGSHGGVLAALAACGVMMSIVSTASDLMQDFKTGYLTLASPRSMFVSQIIGTAMGCVIAPSVFWLFFKAFKDIGTEGSQYPAPYAIIYRNMAILGVDGFGSLPKHCLTLCYVFFVLAIVINLIRDLVGPRIARFIPIPMAMAIPFYIGSYFAIDMFIGSVILFVWEKIDKRKADSFAPAVASGVICGDGIWTLPQAVLALAQVKPPICMKFLSRKMNAQVDEFISTLS
- the LOC121967636 gene encoding probable metal-nicotianamine transporter YSL12 isoform X2 gives rise to the protein MASEEVEMRSLDEEEKLRQRKKDKEGEAEQQEEVSVERAFEGLRVPPWREQLTFRALVVSFLLSVMFSVIVMKLNLTTGIIPSLNVAAGLLGFFFIKMWTKVLEQTGLLRTPFTRQENTVIQTCVVAAYGLAFSGGFGSYLFGMSSKIAGQAAEGSEPQNIKDPSLGWMIGFMFVVSFLGLFSLVPLRKIMIIDYKLIYPSGTATAYLINGFHTLNGEKLAKKQVWMLGKCFIGSFFWGFFQWFYTASDGCGFVSFPTLGLKAYDHRFYFDFSATYVGVGMICPYLVNVSVLLGGILSWGIMWPLIHNQKGHWYPADTPDSSLHGLNGYKVFIGIAMILGDGLYNFVKVLHRTVSTFVSAWRKGPSTLPVTDDDSPSPALASYDDEKRTDVFLKDQIPQWVAYAGYVAVAVISIIALPFIFPPLKWYFIFVAYIFAPVLAFCNAYGCGLTDWSLASTYGKLAIFVIGAWAGSHGGVLAALAACGVMMSIVSTASDLMQDFKTGYLTLASPRSMFVSQIIGTAMGCVIAPSVFWLFFKAFKDIGTEGSQYPAPYAIIYRNMAILGVDGFGSLPKHCLTLCYVFFVLAIVINLIRDLVGPRIARFIPIPMAMAIPFYIGSYFAIDMFIGSVILFVWEKIDKRKADSFAPAVASGVICGDGIWTLPQAVLALAQVKPPICMKFLSRKMNAQVDEFISTLS
- the LOC122055213 gene encoding uncharacterized protein LOC122055213, giving the protein MASCFFSSGSTPLLLALISLLAASVTARPGVSFHPCNTLFITYTISTTDAALPGNPRVSGSISVYRIITSSRSADVGPRPSMIPRTRFILPQREVAPARPAAFGFSSIQERAKDILVVFVGLLFGVGCGALTAATMYLAWSLVAHRQEIYDSDAYSDEEDVDENPKKAGYVKIPATDSISVKEGYEGN